The DNA segment CATTAAGGCAGGAGAAAGGCTTATACAAACCAAACCTCAACAACAACTGAATGAAACCAATCATCTCCTAAGTATGTACAAGCAACCAACATTCTCCAAGGTAAGAAGCCCTTTAACCTCACAAGAAACagatacaaattataaaatgttTGATTATTACTCTAGCACCATTTATCATTTGAAACTTAGGtgcggtttggatagtgagattggtataagatggttttagataaaagctgaaagttaaataaaatattattagaatattattttttaatattattattcttttggatttgaaaatgttgaattatttattatattttgtatagaaatttaaaaaaaaatatttgtaataatgagatgagataaaatatatagtttggCACTGTCCAatcgatgattttttttttttttaaaaggacgGTACCCAAACTCATTAATAGTTCTCATTTATGGCGCACAATTTCCATAGCCAATTGATGATGTTTTTTCATCATCTAAATATAAGATGcttgatggaggatgtcttacCCACTTCAGATTCCACACTAATGTATGTCCCCATACCTGGTCTCCTGTGTGATTGCCTATCGCAAAGTATCATATACCGACCATAAGATCAATTGACAATCCAACCTGTCAGATTGGCAGGTTTGATCTCCTTCCTTGAAAACATTGAACTTTTTCTTGAACAATGAGGCTATATGGTGTACATAGTTAGATCAAATATGCTTGTCACATTGACAACTTCTTAAGCAAGGACATTGGAAGAAAAAACACACTCAATGCATTGATTACTCCAATGGCCCAGCATTAACAAAGGTGGAGAAAGCAGAGGTAGATCTGACCAAAGTGGTTAATCTCTTTTAATAGGGTAGTTGTGGTTATTATGAGATTTGAAcactcagagagagagacagatagATGTATTAGGAAATATGGATTGTGGTATtgatttctgcacaagaacatatctCTCAATTTATATATCGATAAGTCTAGTAAGGTTCGGTATTATCCACAAGAAAATACACTTAAGTtcgtgagtttatttttataaacttactTTGTAGGTCTAggcacttcaaaaaaaaaatttaagcaaCCATGACTCGCTGCAATCTTGAAATGGGCTATTAATCTAGAAATAAACCCCAATTCTCGCTTTTTGTTTCCTGATTAATCAACGTCACACCCTTGGTACAATGTAAATGAATACCCAAATGGCCTTGTCATTTAGTTTCGAGTAATGCAAGATATAGTCATAGAGTATACAAGTGCATCGTactctattttaaaaaagagtgagatttactattaaaaaaataattttttttatatgagtctcatatttatctatttttttaatggaaatgcACTGTATAGGTGTAttctaacatttttctttatgcTTAACCTCGTATAATCACCCAGTACCCTTTACAGGTCTAAGTACTTACGTAACTACAAGTATAAAAAATGGATACTTTTTCTCTCCAAAAAAAAAGATTGTGCCTCCACAGTTCAAAGAAACTGGTGGAATCCATAATCTTGAGCTGCTGATGCTTGACAATAAAACGTTCTAAAATGTGAAAAGTGTAATCACCATTTCTATTTCTTCGATCCTTGGTCGGTGGCCAGTGACCAGAAAGTGCAACTTTTGCTTCAACTGATTAATCTTTCTCCATAAACATCAACATTAACAATACCACGATCCTTGTTGTACAGCCAAAATTTTCAACTATTTTGGGTAGAAGTGTACTCATTTATCATATATGctttacatatatacataatccCGTAGGTTTTAGAGGATCGATATGTCATCGCTCATCCCAAAATCGACCATCGCAATGAGGTACCAGCAGTACGTACCTAGTTGGATTCTCTGCAAAATACCAAAGTTCTTATTTTCCTATATCTTCAAGCTTCCAGAGGACTTGCTTGATATTGGGCCTAACAAAATGAGAAGGAGAACAACAAGTCATAGCAAGCTGAAACAATTTGAGAATGCGTTCTTCAGTAACCCGATTCTCATCATCGTTGTTGTTGCTGAGAAGTATGTCTGGACGAAATAAGTCTCCGATCCTATGTCCAAGGACCGCGTTTCTCATGAAGTTAGGCAGAAAGAAATCATCCTCCTCAGAAGTTGGGTTCTCATTGATCGGTTCCTTCCCTGAAAGAAGTTCAAGTAAGATTACCCCAAAGCTGTAGATATCAGTCTCTTCGCTTGCGTCTCTCATTTTGATTAACTCAGGAGGTTTGTAGCCCTCAGATGCTAAAGTTTCAAGCATTTCTTGGCCAGCAGTAGCATTCAGTAGAAGGTGAAGGCCAAAGTCTGAGACGTATGGTTGGTAATTGCAATCCAAAAGTACGTTTTTAGACTTGAGGTTTCCATGGATTATGGGCTTCTGGAATCCTGTATGGAGATGTTCCAAACCCTTGGCTATACCAATTGAGATGCTATAAATGTTGGCCCATTTGTGAGAGTCACCGTTTCCATCTGCCAATGCATATGAAACAGAGTTGGTCTATTCAAAATGTTTTGAGTTTCAAATGAAGAAAGACAGTGCAATGTATGCAGGAAAGCTTCTAAATCTAGTTGTTTGTTAAAATGCCGATAGTTCATGCAGACCAAATAGACTCCATCTGAACTGGGGCAAGGAGATTTCGTCAACCTGAACACAGactaaaaattgtaaataaatgtgattttatttccAGGACCCTAATTTGAAACTAGAGTCGGCCATTCGTTTTCAATCTGATAAAGTGCTCCTATTTCAGCTCCCTTTCCTTTGCCTAATCTAAATCAGGGATTGAAGCATTCCAATGGTTTAATAATCCATTCAAGATTAAGTATTGGTATCAAGATTAGTACAGCGTCTGATATAAAGAATTGTCAATgaatttttagataaaataacCAGTTTTCTGTACTGAGAAACCAAAAAAACTAGGAGAATAAGGATTATGATGATAAGTTCTGCAGTTCTATACAGCATATGTAAGCGTAACTCAGCTAAGCAAAATTGTTGGATTTAGGCTTCTGTTCCCTCATATCCGCTTAAAAGTTACATAACAAGGAAGAACACTGACATCCAagtttagtttctttttctttccatcattttctcGAAAACCGATTAGAATATGAGATCATCACAAGCCATATAGACAGATTACCTCGAATGAATTCGGCCAGATTGCCGCGCCTGTAAAACGGATGAACAAGAAGCTTCTCTCCCCTCAGCCCTCCATAGAATCCTAGAAGAGGCACCAAGTTGGGATGCCTTATGCATCCCAGAAGACGAATCACATCAACAAATTCCTCACCTCTGGCACAGCAAACTGGCCTCAGAAACCTCAGCAGCCTCAACGTGGTGCTCTGTTGCATTAAGGCCTTATACAGCGTGCCATAGGTGGACTTTCCAACCACTTCGCCCGGAGCATCCAGAATGTCACTTATTGTCAGGTCCTGCCCACCATGGAAAGTGATCAACTCCTCTATCTGTGCCTCAACTCCATATTTCCGGTCCATGTTTTCCATATCTTCACGACCATTTTTCACCGTTCTTTTGCGGTAAAACAAGATGACAAGTATGAGAACTACCAACAAAGCTGTTGAAGTTGGTCCAAGAACTA comes from the Carya illinoinensis cultivar Pawnee chromosome 8, C.illinoinensisPawnee_v1, whole genome shotgun sequence genome and includes:
- the LOC122274170 gene encoding putative kinase-like protein TMKL1 — protein: MMNTHMLILVLGPTSTALLVVLILVILFYRKRTVKNGREDMENMDRKYGVEAQIEELITFHGGQDLTISDILDAPGEVVGKSTYGTLYKALMQQSTTLRLLRFLRPVCCARGEEFVDVIRLLGCIRHPNLVPLLGFYGGLRGEKLLVHPFYRRGNLAEFIRDGNGDSHKWANIYSISIGIAKGLEHLHTGFQKPIIHGNLKSKNVLLDCNYQPYVSDFGLHLLLNATAGQEMLETLASEGYKPPELIKMRDASEETDIYSFGVILLELLSGKEPINENPTSEEDDFFLPNFMRNAVLGHRIGDLFRPDILLSNNNDDENRVTEERILKLFQLAMTCCSPSHFVRPNIKQVLWKLEDIGK